In Polynucleobacter arcticus, the following proteins share a genomic window:
- a CDS encoding DUF2970 domain-containing protein, with translation MSKKSTFMQSMIAVLWAFLGVRKQSGLQEDVASLSFVHIIIAGVLGALIFMGILLLIVKAVVSH, from the coding sequence ATGAGTAAGAAGAGTACCTTTATGCAATCCATGATCGCAGTGTTGTGGGCTTTTTTGGGTGTGCGTAAACAATCTGGATTGCAGGAAGATGTAGCTTCATTAAGTTTTGTCCATATTATTATTGCGGGAGTGCTTGGTGCCTTAATTTTTATGGGCATCCTCCTGTTGATAGTTAAAGCAGTTGTGTCCCATTGA
- a CDS encoding cytochrome c oxidase assembly protein has product MPAIASVNRQILLKLLIASVMMFGFGYALVPMYKALCEVTGINVITNKNDYGIRAYSPNKVGNTQVDYSRVITIEFDSNSRGPFTFRPVKNYLEVHPGEMTEIVYEVTNNLSRPVDAQAIPSYAPKSAMEFFTKLDCFCFQQQTLAAHEVKKMPVVFVIDAGLPADVKTITLSYTFFELGVAQQPAGSTTPKSKPVL; this is encoded by the coding sequence ATGCCTGCTATCGCCTCAGTCAACCGCCAAATACTACTGAAATTACTGATTGCTTCAGTAATGATGTTTGGTTTCGGCTATGCACTGGTGCCCATGTATAAAGCTTTGTGTGAAGTGACGGGTATCAACGTCATCACCAATAAGAATGATTATGGTATTCGGGCATATAGCCCAAATAAAGTCGGCAATACCCAGGTGGATTATTCACGCGTCATCACCATTGAGTTTGACTCCAACAGTCGTGGCCCATTTACGTTCCGTCCTGTTAAGAATTATTTGGAAGTACATCCAGGCGAAATGACAGAGATTGTGTACGAAGTCACCAATAATCTTAGTCGACCTGTAGATGCACAGGCGATCCCAAGCTACGCACCTAAAAGTGCTATGGAGTTTTTTACTAAGTTAGACTGCTTCTGCTTTCAGCAACAAACTCTTGCGGCTCATGAAGTGAAGAAGATGCCAGTGGTATTTGTAATTGATGCAGGCCTACCAGCCGATGTGAAAACCATTACTTTGTCATATACCTTCTTTGAGTTAGGGGTTGCCCAACAGCCAGCGGGTTCAACAACGCCTAAATCGAAACCGGTGCTATGA